The DNA window GCAGTCGCCGCGGCGCACGGCGGCCGTCACGCCCAGCGTGCCGTAGTTCACCTTCACGCCGCCCAGGTACGCCGTGGCCGTGCACGCCGAGTCGGGGATCTGCGCGTCCACGCAGTAGGTCTTGGCGAGCCCGGTGACGGGGAAGGTCTCGAAGGCGAGGCGCGCTTCCTCGCCGGGCCGGCCCTGTAGCTGCCCCtgcagcgcgcgcgccgccgccagcgtgGGCACCGACAGCCCGTCGCCCAGGAACATGATGACGctgcgcgccgcgcgccggTCCACCGGCTCGAGccgcgccgccagcgccgcctgCGCCTCCGCGTGCCAGTAGGCGGCGGTGTGCTCCAGCGGGTCGGGCTccacgccgccgcgcgccgtcCACACCGCCTCGCTGTGGTAGTGATCTGCAACAAACCCTCGCTGTAGCTGAGTGTGCGTGTGCCCCTtcccccccccgcgccccgcgccccgcgccccgcgccccgcgccccgcgccccgcgccccagCCCCCGCACCTACCCGCGGCCGCCAGCGCCAGGCACGTCAGTAGCACGGCTGCTCTCATGGTTGCTCGAGGATGGCTGCGCTGGAACTGCTGCAGACGCGCTCACACTTcattaaatatacattttatcaaGACCTGCCACGTCACGCAGGTCAATTCGTCATTGTACCTACCGGATTAATCTTttcttatcattatcaatcGAATCCAATTTCTTTTATTAATTgtcataggtacataaatctGATAATAATCTTGGTTGTTGTAGGCACTTCAGTTCTATTCAGATTGTTACGTATCGAATGAATCAATCTGAAGTCACTGATAGCTGCTAGTTGTTTGAGTCCAACAGCAGCGGTTGAGAGTGATTACTTACATGCATGAATAATCAGTCTATCCGCCCCCACACAatctgaaaaccagcgctgtcaCATTGGCCACAACTTACAGCAGATGCTGAGATTGTTTCATTTTgccattttttaaattcaaatgtatacttttaattttattgcatgtttttttgccaaataaatgaattttctttctttcttcacaACATGATTCAGTGATCCTCCACTACCGACACGTCTGCGGATGGCATCTCCGGATGCACCGCAGTCGTGTAGAATGACaatctttactttactttgTTAAAACCTAACTATTGGTTATGAAAAAGACCAACAATACTGAAGTGCAAGAATTTGATGTagtgtaaaatattatataactaGCTTTTTCCCGCGGCTTCGCTCGCAAAAACTTCGGGGTAAAGCTTTATCACCCAGTCAGTTTAGATGTTTTCCCAGAACTTCATTCCTTTTCGCCATTTTTAGCCTTATGCGGGTGGTGTCACCAAAATCGCAGAGAccttatatacctaattataatatttttcaatctACAGGCTGAACTCAAAATTTTCAAGATCCTAACTTCAATCTGACGGACTTTCAATTTTACTCCTTTAGGGGTAGAATTTGCACAACGCTTGCCAACTCCAAAGTACTCCTAAGTCCTAACCAAAGCGTTACAGAAATAGATTTTCGTTTTATTACTAAATCCCCTTGTAACGCTTCAGAAAGCCAAGCATCTGAGCCGCTCTTTTAGTGACGCTATCCATGTGACTTTTGAAATTTAGTTGGTTATCAAGTATAAGGCCTAAATCTTTTATCTCCTGAACTTGACTAATATTTAGGTGTGCAATATtgtaaaatgatttaaaagggtttttctttttggtaaatttcataaagtaacatttatttaagtatttctgCCACACCCTGTTGTCTTGTTGAATTAGATTTATATCGTTTACGGAATGAACTgttctataaattttaagatcATCGGCGTAGAAAGAAAATTCAGAATGTTGAATGCAGGAAATAATGTGTACACCCGAATCCCGATACAGCCGGATAAATATTAgagtcataatttaaatataactttttaaatgttgATGGAACGTGTCGCAGTTAATTGtcataagttgtttttttgaataaagatttattctattctaattttAGTATATCCGTTTCAGTAAATACTAAATTGGACAAATTAATTctctgttagagcataaccagggagtaatggttaacttttgacacatctgtcatgaattttatatagagatgacgtttaatttataaatcaatccctgtcccttagataaccgagaatggtgaaattggcactaaggggaatagttaatttttttttttttttttttttttatttatttaggtctTCTTACAGCGAGTGTAACATAACATGCCTTGTTTATAACTTACGTCTACAGATTAAAACTAATTACACAGGCTAATTAAAAGTAGACACCACATGCATTAGTACATAATCGTTATTGGTACTTACTGATTATACTATAATGAAGCTATGTATTTCGTacgtaaataggtatttaacaaaaaagaagaaaaaaagtaACTAATGTGACGACAACATTGTTAGCGTTGTTTTTCTGATaggagtaggtaagtatacttataagtaatattacaATACATACAGCATATTGCAGAGTTAGTAGGTAGGGTCAATAATTATTCTTGTGAAGTAATGTGCTTCTTTATTTTTGCAACAGAGTCGGTAAAAATATCTATAGATCCGctgtgtttgtttaaaattttacaaagtcTGGGAATAGCGGCATTAGCTCCGAGGACTGTTGTTCGCAGCGGGGGGCACAGAGGTGTAATCGGTCTGCGTGGCAGGTTGTACGGCactctaaaattaatttttgcCAGTAAGTTGGGACAGTTGATTTTAccatttaataatttagataaaaaCACTATATCTAAAATATCCCTCCTTTTCTCCAGCGTGACCATCTTAAAGTGCTTGAGCCTCATGTCATACGACTTCAACTTTTTCGCTTTACCTACGGAGAACGCTAGATGCCACATAAAGCGCTTTTGTAACCGCTCGATCTGTAGAATGTGCGTAGCATAGTGAGGTCGCCACACGACACTAGCATATTCAACAATACTTCTCACTAGGCTATTGTACAAAAGTATTTTAGTGCTAGGATTTTTGAAATCTCTAGAATTTCTAATAACAAAGCCGAGGATGCGAGATGCtttttttaccatttgttcCATGTGAGGAACAAACGTGAGCTTACTGTCGAAGTTTACACCCAGATCCCTGATTGAGTTTACATTTTTTAGTgcagtattatttataaagtattctgtgaaaataacattaatattCCGCGTAAAATGAACATAGAAGCATTTTAGTGGGTTAAGCTGCATACCATTACGCTCGCACCAGACCAGTAAATTATTTAGATCTTCTTGTAGTTTTTCGGAATCTTTACTTGATTTTATAACTCTAGCTATCTTGAGGTCATCTGCATAAAGAAATGGGATCGAGTGATTAAAACAATCTGGcaagttattaataaatacattaaacaGAATGGGGCCCAGATGAGACCCTTGTGGTACCCCTGAGGAGATATTGAATGTAGATGATTCATAACCGTTTACCACGACGTAGAATTTACGGTTTTTCAGGTAGGACTCCATCCAGTGTAACATGGAACCTGAAAAACCGATCGATTTAAGTTTCGAAAGAAGGACATTATGAGAGACCTTATCGAATGCCTTGCAGAAATCGGTGTAAATTACATCTGCTTGGTTATGTGAATCTATATTTTCTGAGagaaaattttcaaaacaaaccAAGTTCGTTACTGTGGACCTGGCCTGCAAGAAGCCATGTTGATgttctgtaaaaaaatgtttacaatGATTTTGTATGACCGGACTGATAATCGACTCAAGAATTTTGGCAAATATACACAACAATGAGATTGGGCGGTAGTCTTTAACGGACGTAATTTCACCTCCTTTAAAAATCGGGACAACTTTAGCTGTTTTCCACCTAGAGGGCACCGTTCCACTTTcaaatgatttattaaatattaaacatagtGGTAAGGCTAGGCTACTAGCGcagttttttatgaaaactagtagtactaatttaatattagtttGCATTAGGCCGAAGCTATCACTGTGAGAATCTAGTACGCTATCCGGCCTGTTGGCGTGAGAGTTATCGTATACTGATGCAAAATAGGTAGCAAAATATTCGCATATATCTTCACCCTTTGTGGCTGTGTCATACCCATCACTTATTGTCGCAGGATAAGAGCTTTTACCTTGTCTTTTTCCTTTAACGAGGGACCAGAAAACTTTAggattttgttttaaactgtcttcaattaattttaaatactccTTATAGCAGTCTTTAGCTTGTTTTACACAGCgctttttaattatgtttaatgaTATTTTGTCTAGAGGGTTCTTGTAGGTTTTAAATCGTattcttatattatttttttcttttagcATGTTTATGAGGCATCTATTAAACCAAGGAGGATATTTAGATttcttattatgtttatatggTACATACTGGTTAATAGATTCCCAGATTTGTTTATATAAGTAATCCACCATATCATCAACGTCTAAATTATCAAAATGTTGTTTAAACGGAATACCCTCCAAAAATTCGTTAATTGCCGCATAATCCGCTTTATGAAAATTAAGTTGcttttgttgtttattgtaGGGCAGCGTTTTTGTGTGTTTAGATTTTAAGTGAATTTCAATCGGAGGATGTAGCAGATCTACTTTAGACAGAATATCCGCGGCAGGACATACTTCACAGATTAACTTTTCGGCTAAAACTAAATCTAggatattgttatttttgttggTTACGTTATTGTGTTGTGCAAGATCATTCATTAGTAAAAAAGATTTAAGATTTGATTCCATATTAGTCTTTGGACATGTGTTAGGGTCTTGCCATGCGATATAACTTAAATTGAAATCACCAACGATGCAGCATAAATCCTTAGTAATTTCACAGACTCTGTTACAATTACCCAAGAAAGAATCAAGATTTTTGGATGTTACAGGCGGAGGTAAATATATTGCACATATATTAAACTTATGAGATGTTTTGGTAACAGGATATTCAATAGTGACCCAAATGTCTTCGCAACTGCTTTCCCAAAGAAGATTGCGTTtcgatttaatttttttggacACAGCTATGATAACTCCCCCTCCATCAAGTTTAGAAGTAGTACTAAGGTCTCTATCTCGCCGATAAACTATGTACCTGTCATCAAATAACTCATTAGTTATAATActatcatttaatttagtcTCGGTTAGAATTATAATATCGTAGGAACTTACACTAAGATTACACAGAAAATTAGAAGTTTTAGTTCTTAAACCGTTGACATTTTGGTaatatatgtttaaaaaagtGAATGTTAATGAAGGTGGACTGTTCTTATTATTTCGTGTAGTATTAGAAATATTAGAATTGACTGTGTaaactgataaaaaataagaagatTTGCAATATCAGGACCGGTGTCAGCAATAGAGCCATCGTTTTTAATTTCAGCTGGAAGACAGTCATGCCGAATGTTTTGTTCCAACTTTGATCTATAAGTACGGTAACATTTTGCTGTTAATTTGTGACACTGGTATCTTATCAAGTCAAATTCACATTTATCACGACGGTTGTTGTACTTTGGAAACTTTTgtcttttttttcatttaacaGTTTTACCATGGGAGCCATTTAAACCAGGTCCAGACATGCATTCTTTGTACGATCCTATCACCGTATCCGATCATCGTACCGTATCTGCGTATTGTATCAAGCGCCGAATCAAGTTGTGGACGCCTCTGATTTGCTCTATATCCGTAGCTTCGGCTAAGCCAATCAATTTCATAGAGTTCAGTAATGTTGGTATAGTCTgctttatacaaaatattatgtcgGGTCTTATTACGTGGTCGAAGGTAAGCCATGCTAGAAGATGGGATAGTGAGTAACAATGGAGGATGTTTAGTATCTAATTTACTATCTCCAGCCTAAATCCAAAATTTGAAGATCCTAAGTTTaacatgaaatgaaatgactTTCATACAAAACTATCATCTAGttagtaattttaagtttatgtatgtatatgtgtatgtatgtaatgtatgtatgaatgtatgtatgtatcatgtatataattatttacttatattgtataggtatagttatattaatattttggttagGTACTCAATTTAGACCATCTTCTATCgtaagcactaccaatcactttttcaacatcaccaaaggttaactggtagaaaatgctgctagcattaagttcgcctttgtaacaatttattttgttcaataaagagtttaataataataatcatctcCTATTAATACACATAAAAAAGAAAGTAATGGACTCACACATTCTACCTACTCTCACGTATGGGTGTCAAACATGGGCACCTACTAAGTCAATTTTAAAAAAGTGAGGACATTCCAAAGATCCGCAGAAAGAAGCATGTTGGGGCTCAAACTCAAGGACAAGGTGCCAAGTACGAAGATACGCGAGAAAACTAAAATTACAGACGCTTTGAAAACTATGGCAAAATTGAAATGGCAATGGGCCGGGCATACTACAAGACAAAAAGACAACAGATGGAGTGAAAAAGTAGTGAGCTGGTACCCTCAAGATGGTATGAGAGGCCCGGGCAGACCACGAAGAAGATGGAGCGATGACATAGAGGCTGTAGGAGGAAAGATCTGGACTCGACATGCCCTAGATAGAGAAAAATGGAAGTCTAtagaggaggcctatacccaacaaTGGGTACCCCTAGATTAAGGAAAAAGTTATAATACAATTGAATTATtacaatgttttaaaacacaattatattagctattataataaaataatatcataatgaataaaatactgaaatattaaatactaatttaactttataattatgcATGTTAACTAAAGCAAgctaaaattatgtaaaatactataaatataagaTATAAACTTTGCAagtcaatattaaaatgaatactattttaaactttataaatatgCATGATAACTAACTAATGTTAGCAAGTTAAAATTAGGTAAAatcttatataaatataagctGTAAACTTTTTGTGTTAAAAAGGGAATAaaggctatttttatttttttattttatttttatttattaattaagagGTACATTTTCTGAAAATCCTTTCTTAGTGCTCATGCTCGCCTTCACTACCTAAGGAAGCTACGTGCCAAGTTTCATGATTGTAACCTGAGCCGAATATGTTGGATTAACTAATTTATTAGGGTGCATAATTGGtggattatattataattttttgacCTATCTTAAATGTTTTATCGAATGTAGGAAATGGTTATTTGGGCTTATcttaagatatttttatttgagaAGAAGTTTCAAATTACCTATCTATGACAGGTATGATACCTGGGTATTTGCAGATACGGAGATTCAATGCTAGTCAGTGTAGAGACAGCGTTGTGAGATGAAGCTGCTCGTACTTCTactggccgccgccgccgccgccgccgcagccccGCGCGGTGAGAACATACTTATATTACTGCTACCACAATATCTGATCGTGATCACATAATATGATGCCGCTTTTACATATCCTAGCTAGAGTgacaatagggaatatgcaagtgattcaaataaaggtcaaatataatttttaataaattttgttattCAGAACTTTATTAtgcctccatcaatatttttgattaaatttcatttttgagcagttgaaaagtacaaaaaaacttcggtaactttaaatctttgaaacgTGACGGATTATCTTAGAGCGGATGTGACGATATGTCAATCCATAATGATGACGTCGTCcttgccgatgcggctacggcgactgctgCTTGTTACTTAGGCTTCGCTTGTGTGCCCTTGTGTGGGTAAAATAGCCAATCTTGGCGGTAAAAGTTCGTCCGCATATACCACACTTCAAAACTCCAttctcataattataatatgttacAGCCGCAGGTGGTCGGGCCTTCAGCTGATCTCGCTTAGTGTCGAGATCTTTACGTCTTTTTTCTTCAAACGTGAAAACATTTGTCTGAACCCGGCGTCTCCATTCAGGCCTCTCGGCGGCGCACTTCTCTCAGTTCTCTGGTGCTATATTGCAGCTCTTCATGTGCCTCTTCAACAAGTCTTTATATCGAAGAAACTGGCCACCTTGTTTCCGTTTGCCATCTCGGAGCTCCGAATAGAGCACACGCTTGGCCAGCCTCTCATCGGACATACGGAAGACATGCCTGCACCAACTGTCGTCTCATCAAATAGGCTTAAATGCCGCCAACATTTGCCCTGCGCAGTCTATGCCCATAGAACTAAGCGTCGGCGCGACTGgtgggactcattattctgagccgtgaaacgTCGACGATGACGTCACATTTCTTCACACAAAGTTTTGGGCGTTTATAGTGGACGTGTcggttatattttttttttgtaaatagcCAGATTTGTGTCctactgctgggcaaaggcctttTTATATTTGGTCCCACGATCACGATCCTCCGCCACTTTAGACCACTCAGGTAGGAACTTTTTTACTTTCCTTAAAATACCTTCAATTACtttttttggcgttgaattttttttactataataaggCGATGTGAAACTATCGGAtacgaatataaaaaaaatacatgcatattccctattaagTAAGTCTTTTGAGCATAAAATTTAATCatttagtaaaatttataattatgttatagcTAACAGTAATACATGTATATTCAGATGCGGACGGCTACCACCCGTCTGGCGCAGCGCAACTCCGCTCCGGCGACGACGCGGGCGCGCCCGAGCCCGGCCCCGCCGAGCGGCGCGCCGACTACTGGCACGCGGAGGCGcaggcggcgctggcggcgagGCTCGCGGCCCCGGAGCCCCCGCGCGCGGCGCGCAGCGTCATCATGTTCCTGGGCGACGGGCTGTCGGTGCCcacgctggcggcggcgcgcgcgctgcaGGGGCAGCTGCAGGGCCGGCCCGGCGAGGAGGCGCGCCTCGCCTTCGAGACCTTCCCAGTCACCGGGCTCGCCAAGACCTACTGCGTGGACGCGCAGATCCCCGACTCGGCATGCACGGCCACGGCGTACCTGTGCGGCTCCAAGGGCAACCTCGGCACCGTCGGCGTGTCGGGCGGCGTGCCGCGCGGGgcgtgcgccgccgccgccgaccccGCGCTGCAGGTGCAGTCGCTGGCCGCTTGGGCGCTGGCCGCCGGCCGCTCCGCCGGACTCGTTACCACCACGCGCGTCACGCACGCGTCGCCCGCCGGCGTGTACGCGCACTCCGCCGAGCGCGACTGGGAGAGCGACGCCGACATCCCCGCCGAGTGCCGCCGCGAGCACGGCGCGCAGGCCGACATCGCGCACCAGCTCGTGCACTCGTTCCCCGGCAACCGGCTCAAGGTGATCctgggcggcgggcggcgcgagTTCCTGCCCAACAGCACCGTGGACGAGGAgggcgcgcgcgggcggcgccTGGACGGGCGCGACCTGGTGGGCGAGTGGCGCGCGGACAAGCGGGCGCGCAACGCGTCGCACAGCTACGTGTGGGACCGCGCGGGGCTGCTGGCGGCGCCCGCGGACGACGACTACCTGCTGGGGCTGTTCGAGAGCTCGCACATGCAGTACCACGCGGAGGCGGACGCGGCGCGCGAGCCGAGCCTGGCCGAGCTCACGGAGGCGGCCATCGCGCGGCTGTCGCGCAACCCGCGCGGCTACTTCCTGTTCGTGGAGGGCGGGCGCATCGACCACGCGCACCACGACAACCTGCCGCGCCTGGCGCTGCTGGAGACGCTGCAGCTGAGCGAGGCGgtggcgcgcgccgcccgcctcgcCGCGCCCGACACGCTGCTGCTGCTCACGGCCGACCACGCGCACGTCATGACGTACAACGGCTACTCGCGCCGCGGCAACCCCGTGCTGGGCCTGTCGGGCGACGCCGGCCGCGACGGCAAGCCCTACCTCACGCTCAGCTACACCAACGGGCCCGGCTACCGCCCGCACGGCGCAGACGGCCGCCCCGACGTCTCCGCAGACGACTACCGTGAGTACCACCTACACTTCAGTCACATAACCTAGCACTATGAGTAGAATGTTCTCGAGTGACGTGCCTTGTCCCGCAGTGTCGCCCTGGTACCAGCGCTCGGCGATGGTGCCGCTGGCCTCGGAGACGCACGGCGGCGAGGACGTGGCGGTGTTCGCGCGGGGCCCGGGCCAGCACGTGTTCACGGGACTGTACGAGCAGAGCCAGCTGCCGCACCTCATGGGCTACGCGGCGTGCCTGGGCCCGGGCCGCCACGCCTGCCACGACCACCACGAGCCCTGACCCACCACTGCATCATCAGACCTATCTAGTGAATGGATACTTTTAGCTGAGGCTATTAGgtagtatttataagttttatacTTGGCACAGTAATTTCTAAATACCTTCACGGGATCAATTGCTAGGAATCTGTACCAAGTTTGATCGCACAGTTTTATTTCAAATGGTagcaataaaagtatatttagcGTTTTTTCTAGTGTCGTGTCGTCTATTCTTATCAATGATATCCTATGGCGCTATGATATTTACTTACTgatgaaatattaatatttgtatattattaataaatagatGCGCTATTGTTAACTGTTTTCTTACGAAGCGCTCGGAGAAGAGCAGGGGCTAGGAACTCCAGTTGTGAAAGTACAAGTGAATATGGTGTATTTGATGGTTTCATGATGGATTCCTTGAAAACATAAGAGGGTCATTTTCGTTCATCTACTACTGTAGATGAACGTACTGTACTTACTAGTAGGGCCCATCATCCGTTACACACGCTATCAAAGTATAACACTGAGgatgattttgtttctttttttatcagatttttttataaagggTTGTACGATGAGCAGAATGAACCTGGTAGGATCTTAAATTAAGCAACCTAtctttatgtatttatgtaatcATTAATCTTCTAGATTCAATGCCAAATTGCCACATAGCCTCGTCGGAGAGGcgaggccgccgccgccgcctgcgccCATGATTGCATATTGCGAGGCGCTAGTGCATGGAGGTGGTCAGAGCACCGACTTTAATGCCTAGGAGGGTCTTGGATTCAAATCCCGGCCTCAAAATCAGACCTTGGATGATGAATGTAAGTGGCGCGTCTATAACTCTAAACCAGTGTCTTGATGTTCCTACTTTCATAAAAAActaatatgtaaataatggCTCTAGTTTTATTCGTAagcatttaattattttgtgccCCCACGTCGCCGCAGGAATTAGGTACGTATGTACTAAATAATAACGATATGGCGAAAATGATAAATTACAACTTGATTTTGGGAATGCATTCGTTCTAGGCGCATTGACACAGCGACCCCTCAGCTATTATGACAATGACTTCGCTGCATTACAATTCGTTAAATGGAGTTgtagtattaaataaaagtcaatTACGGCagttatgtttattatattttatgttgctTTTATTTAAGCATTACACCACTCACTCACAATCACTCCGACCTCAGAGTCTGATAGTTT is part of the Plutella xylostella chromosome 3, ilPluXylo3.1, whole genome shotgun sequence genome and encodes:
- the LOC119693468 gene encoding membrane-bound alkaline phosphatase, which codes for MKLLVLLLAAAAAAAAAPRDADGYHPSGAAQLRSGDDAGAPEPGPAERRADYWHAEAQAALAARLAAPEPPRAARSVIMFLGDGLSVPTLAAARALQGQLQGRPGEEARLAFETFPVTGLAKTYCVDAQIPDSACTATAYLCGSKGNLGTVGVSGGVPRGACAAAADPALQVQSLAAWALAAGRSAGLVTTTRVTHASPAGVYAHSAERDWESDADIPAECRREHGAQADIAHQLVHSFPGNRLKVILGGGRREFLPNSTVDEEGARGRRLDGRDLVGEWRADKRARNASHSYVWDRAGLLAAPADDDYLLGLFESSHMQYHAEADAAREPSLAELTEAAIARLSRNPRGYFLFVEGGRIDHAHHDNLPRLALLETLQLSEAVARAARLAAPDTLLLLTADHAHVMTYNGYSRRGNPVLGLSGDAGRDGKPYLTLSYTNGPGYRPHGADGRPDVSADDYLSPWYQRSAMVPLASETHGGEDVAVFARGPGQHVFTGLYEQSQLPHLMGYAACLGPGRHACHDHHEP